One stretch of Halorientalis litorea DNA includes these proteins:
- a CDS encoding transcription initiation factor IIB, translating into MATREIYETTFDEDVQTDSNATQCPECNGQVTTNAVETVCEDCGLVVDEQRIDHGPEWRGFDEDERERTGAPLTAARHDRGLSTEIGHGTDANGNELSGQKRRRLARMRREQTRGRFQSKAERNLAHGLSEVRRISSTLELSETIRDQACQLFRSAQNEELLQGRSIEAMAAASVYGACRCNGRPRTLDDITESARVEQSRVTNAYTTLNTELGLPAQPVTPSAFVPRLASELDVSDQIRQRARQLAEASESTGATTGVRPSGFAAACLYKAGREDGQWLTQSDVADVANVSVVTVRTHRDTLDELAV; encoded by the coding sequence ATGGCAACCAGAGAGATCTACGAAACGACGTTCGACGAAGACGTCCAGACCGACTCGAATGCTACGCAGTGTCCCGAGTGTAACGGGCAAGTTACAACCAACGCGGTTGAAACCGTCTGCGAGGACTGTGGACTCGTCGTCGACGAGCAGCGGATCGACCACGGGCCAGAGTGGCGAGGGTTCGACGAAGACGAACGGGAGCGCACGGGTGCTCCGTTGACAGCGGCGCGGCACGATCGTGGGTTGTCGACGGAGATCGGCCACGGGACCGATGCGAACGGGAACGAACTCTCAGGACAGAAGCGACGGCGGCTCGCTCGGATGCGCCGTGAACAGACGCGTGGGCGGTTTCAGTCGAAAGCCGAACGCAACCTCGCACACGGGCTTAGTGAAGTCCGCCGGATCAGTAGTACGCTCGAACTATCCGAGACGATCCGTGACCAGGCCTGCCAGCTCTTCCGCAGCGCTCAGAACGAGGAACTCCTGCAGGGCCGGTCGATTGAGGCGATGGCCGCCGCGAGTGTCTACGGAGCGTGTCGGTGTAACGGGCGACCACGAACGCTCGACGACATCACCGAGTCGGCGCGCGTCGAGCAATCGCGGGTGACGAACGCATACACGACGCTGAATACGGAACTTGGCCTGCCAGCCCAACCCGTGACGCCCAGTGCGTTCGTTCCGCGGTTGGCCTCGGAGCTCGACGTCTCCGATCAAATCCGGCAGCGGGCTCGGCAGTTGGCGGAAGCATCCGAATCGACTGGGGCAACCACCGGGGTTCGGCCGTCCGGGTTCGCTGCAGCCTGTCTGTACAAAGCCGGACGCGAAGACGGGCAATGGCTCACCCAGTCGGACGTCGCTGACGTTGCGAACGTCTCGGTGGTCACCGTGCGGACCCACCGCGACACACTGGACGAACTGGCTGTCTAA
- a CDS encoding biosurfactant protein 1, whose translation MTDQYADYEALRPLGEATHVPDDQLASSSGEPRRQRSGGVDAGYPDDPTEGETECDSCGASIPAGQSKCRFCLTNHLEAADDQDTSTAEQTLLHIIHIVVEASTFYGAVGKGSAAATLLAKADDDPVVDDCKLIYDLDEEPAPRLVDQWPSLPSATRVTSECGNQLLAAARERTAWTETTQSCHDGEHTTFLYDETGSEVRTEARLASLREDADNDLWLVPAIALQKSVDKTDTEQPRRERPNRTHLECRECDRETKHRFREFEAVPDDEWTGQPMWGCQRCGTPRYGPEPEADQ comes from the coding sequence ATGACCGACCAGTACGCCGACTACGAAGCCCTCCGACCGCTCGGCGAAGCGACCCACGTTCCCGACGATCAACTCGCCAGTAGTAGTGGCGAGCCCCGGCGGCAACGCTCTGGTGGCGTCGACGCGGGCTATCCAGACGACCCGACAGAAGGTGAGACCGAGTGCGATTCCTGTGGAGCGTCGATCCCCGCTGGCCAGTCGAAGTGCCGGTTCTGTCTCACGAACCATCTCGAAGCAGCCGACGATCAGGACACATCGACTGCCGAACAGACTCTCCTCCATATCATCCACATAGTCGTTGAGGCGTCGACGTTCTACGGCGCCGTCGGGAAGGGATCTGCTGCGGCCACCCTCCTCGCGAAGGCAGACGATGACCCAGTAGTCGATGACTGCAAGCTAATCTATGATCTCGACGAGGAACCGGCCCCACGGCTTGTCGATCAGTGGCCCTCGCTCCCCTCGGCGACACGGGTCACGTCTGAATGTGGTAATCAGCTGCTCGCGGCTGCTCGTGAGCGGACGGCGTGGACAGAGACGACGCAGTCCTGTCACGACGGCGAGCACACGACGTTCCTCTACGACGAAACCGGGAGCGAGGTTCGCACCGAAGCTCGTCTTGCAAGCCTACGTGAGGACGCAGACAACGACCTCTGGCTGGTGCCAGCGATTGCGCTCCAGAAATCCGTTGACAAGACCGATACCGAACAGCCACGACGCGAGCGCCCAAACAGAACTCACCTCGAGTGTCGAGAGTGTGATCGGGAGACTAAGCATCGATTCCGCGAATTCGAGGCTGTCCCCGATGACGAGTGGACCGGGCAGCCAATGTGGGGCTGTCAGCGGTGCGGCACGCCACGCTACGGGCCCGAACCCGAAGCCGATCAGTAA